One Symphalangus syndactylus isolate Jambi chromosome 9, NHGRI_mSymSyn1-v2.1_pri, whole genome shotgun sequence DNA segment encodes these proteins:
- the GHRHR gene encoding growth hormone-releasing hormone receptor, producing MDRQMWGAHVLCVLSPLPTVLGHMYPECDFITQLREDESACLQAAEEMPNTTLGCPRTWDGLLCWPTAGSGEWVTLPCPDFFSRFSSESGAVKRDCTITGWSEPFPPYPVACPVPLELLAEEESYFSTVKIIYTMGHSISIVALFVAITILVALRRLHCPRNYVHTQLFTTFILKAGAVFLKDAALFHSDDTDHCSFSTVLCKVSVAASHFATMTNFSWLLAEAVYLTCLLASTSPSSRRAFWWLVLAGWGLPVLFTGTWVGCKLAFEDIACWDLDDSSPYWWIIKGPIILSVGVNFGLFLNIIRILVRKLEPAQGSLHTQSQYWRLSKSTLFLIPLFGIHYIIFNFLPDNAGLGIRLPLELGLGSFQGFIVAILYCFLNQEVRTEISRKWHGHDPELLPAWRTRAKWTTPSRSAAKVLTSMC from the exons ATGGACCGCCAGATGTGGGGGGCCCATGTCTTGTGCGTGTTGAGCCCGTTACCGACC GTATTGGGCCACATGTACCCAGAATGTGACTTCATCACCCAGCTGAGAGAGGATGAGAGTGCCTGTCTACAAGCAGCAGAGGAGATGCCCAACACCACCCTGG GCTGCCCTAGGACCTGGGATGGGCTGCTGTGCTGGCCGACGGCAGGCTCTGGCGAGTGGGTCACCCTCCCCTGCCCGGATTTCTTCTCTCGCTTCAGCTCAGAGTCAG GGGCTGTGAAGCGGGATTGTACCATCACTGGCTGGTCTGAGCCCTTTCCACCTTACCCTGTGGCCTGCCCTGTGCCTCTGGAGCTGCTGGCTGAGGAG GAATCTTACTTCTCCACGGTGAAGATTATCTACACCATGGGCCATAGCATCTCTATTGTAGCCCTCTTCGTGGCCATCACCATCCTGGTTGCTCTCAG GAGGCTCCACTGCCCCCGGAACTATGTCCACACCCAGCTGTTCACCACTTTTATCCTCAAGGCGGGAGCTGTGTTCCTGAAGGATGCCGCCCTTTTCCACAGTGACGACACTGACCACTGCAGCTTCTCCACT GTTCTATGCAAGGTCTCCGTGGCCGCTTCCCATTTCGCCACCATGACCAACTTCAGCTGGCTGTTGGCAGAAGCCGTCTACCTGACCTGCCTCCTGGCCTCCACCTCCCCCAGCTCAAGGAGAGCCTTCTGGTGGCTGGTTCTTGCTGGCTGGG GGCTGCCCGTGCTCTTCACTGGCACGTGGGTGGGCTGCAAGCTGGCCTTCGAGGACATCGC gtgctgggactTGGACGACAGCTCCCCCTACTGGTGGATCATCAAAGGGCCCATCATCCTCTCGGTCGGG GTGAACTTTGGACTTTTTCTCAATATTATCCGCATCCTGGTGAGGAAACTGGAGCCAGCTCAGGGCAGCCTCCATACCCAGTCTCAGTATTG GCGTCTCTCCAAGTCGACACTTTTCCTGATCCCACTCTTTGGAATTCACTACATCATCTTCAACTTCCTGCCAGACAATGCTGGCCTGGGCATCCGCCTCCCCCTGGAGCTGGGACTGGGTTCCTTCCAG GGCTTCATTGTTGCCATCCTCTACTGCTTCCTCAACCAAGAG GTGAGGACTGAGATCTCACGGAAGTGGCATGGCCATGACCCTGAGCTTCTGCCAGCCTGGAGGACCCGTGCTAAGTGGACCACGCCTTCCCGCTCGGCGGCAAAGGTGCTGACATCTATGTGCTAG